The segment CGAAAGCGCAACGCTGGGACCCCGCCGAGGTCATTCGGGTCCTGCTCGCCGAGGAAGCCGCCGGCCGTGACCAGGCGAATCTGCGGACCCGCCGCAAACGCGCCGCGTTCCCGTCCGGCAAGACCTTCGGCGATTGGGACGAGGCCGCCTCCTCGATCCCACGCCCGACCCAGGACGCGCTGCGCAGCCTGGAATGGGTGCACCGCAAGGAGAATCTGTCGATCTGCGGCCCGTCGGGCACCGGCAAGAGCCATCTCTGCGAGGCCCTGGGCCAAGCCGCTGTCGAGGCCGGCATGACCGTCGCCTGGTTCACCATCGAGGACCTCGGCGTCATGGTCCGCCGGCACCGCCCCGACGACTCGGTCACCCGGGCGATGAGCCGCCTGATCCGCACCGATCTGATCATCATCGACGACATCGGGCTCCTGCCGGTCTCACCGGACGCCGCCGAAGGCTTCTACCGCCTGGTCGACGCTGCTTACGAGCGGCGCAGCCTCGCGGTCAGCTCGAACCTGCACCCCTCGGGCTTCGACGAGATCATGCCGAAGACCCTGGCCACCGCCACCGTCGACCGGCTCCTGCACCACGCCCACGTCGTCGTGACCCAGGGTGACAGCTACCGGTTCAACCAAGCCACCGCCGGGCAAGGCGTCAAAGCCCTGCACTAACCCAGCACTACCCGCGGCGGGGAACTTATCTGGCCGCCGCCGGGGAGAAACCGTGGCCGCCAGCGGGGATAACTACTGGCCGCCTACGGGGAGATCTGATTGGCCATTGACATCGATTCACGTTTGCCCTGGTCAAGGGCTGGTGGTGGGCGATACTGGGATCGAACCAGTGACCTCTTCCGTGTCAAGGAAGCGCGCTCCCGCTGCGCCAATCGCCCTGGCTGCTTCAGGATATGAAGCACGCGAGGTGGAGACGGGATTTGAACCCGTGTACACGGCTTTGCAGGCCGTTGCCTCGCCTCTCGGCCACTCCACCGAGGTGGCCCCGTGTGGCGGGCCGCTCCGAGCGGACGACGGGATTCGAACCCGCGACCCTCACCTTGGCAAGGTGATGCGCTACCAGCTGCGCTACGTCCGCACGTCGCCGGTCTCCCTGGCGACGGAGGAAACATTAGCCTGTCCGCGATGCGCACGCCAAACCGGGGTCCCCCGGCGTGTCGTGACCAGCGTGAACGGGCACGGCCAGAATGGGCGGATGAAGATCCGGCAGATCAGCGCGGCCGAGCGGCCGGCGAGCATGTTTCCGCTGCAGGCGTACGCGTTCACGCCCTCGCCCTGGCCGCCGGAGGAGATCGAGCGTTACCGCAGGCGGATGCGGTTCTTCGAGACGGCCGTCAATCTGGTCGCCGAGGAGGACGGGGAGACGCTCGCCGCGGTGTCCGCGCACCGGATGCGGCAGAACGTCCGAGGGCTGGTGCACGACATGGCCGGCGTGGCGTCGGTGGCCGCCCATCCGTCGGCCCGCCGGCGGGGGCTGGTCCGGGCTCTGCTGACCGAGCTGCTGCGGCAGTGCCGGGACGAGGGGTGTGCGGTGAGCAGCCTCTACCCGTTCCGGCCGAGTTTCTATGCGAAGTTCGGTTTCGTCGGGATTCCCCGGCAGCGGATCACGACGTTCGCGCCGGAAGGGCTCTCCGAGCTGCTCCGGGTTGATCTGCCCGGCGAGGTGGAGCGGCTGCCGATGCGGGATGGGTTCGAAGCTTTCGACGGGCTGGTGCGGCGGTTGCTGCCCGAGCGGCACGGGT is part of the Actinoplanes sp. NBC_00393 genome and harbors:
- the istB gene encoding IS21-like element helper ATPase IstB; the protein is MTLTPLRVTGAAGDPLAEAIELTRRLKLPHLRRAMADLVPTAKAQRWDPAEVIRVLLAEEAAGRDQANLRTRRKRAAFPSGKTFGDWDEAASSIPRPTQDALRSLEWVHRKENLSICGPSGTGKSHLCEALGQAAVEAGMTVAWFTIEDLGVMVRRHRPDDSVTRAMSRLIRTDLIIIDDIGLLPVSPDAAEGFYRLVDAAYERRSLAVSSNLHPSGFDEIMPKTLATATVDRLLHHAHVVVTQGDSYRFNQATAGQGVKALH